A part of Desulfonatronovibrio magnus genomic DNA contains:
- the hisC gene encoding histidinol-phosphate transaminase: MSDISLSSLVPAYIQAFEPYTPSRPDHELMRRFGVDHLHRLNNNENALGPPPNARRFIEQFNPDLAPVYPSGDCFDLRQTLAAKFGKSENQFLVGNGSCEVIASVVKAFCQRGDNIVTADKTFAVYEWIAEFSGFEARLIPLREHGFDPQAMLDAIDGQTKIIFVCNPNNPTGTYWDLDTLRSFLNSVDNRCIVVIDEAYFEYVQEPGFPDGMNIMEEYPNVVVFRTFSKMYALAALRIGYLCARSDVVDIIRRTHVVYSVNSLGQKAAAASLKDDADFIDDTRTMVADGKKLLKEEFSKLGLNYLCGQGNFMMVKVPMSDTLIYRKLAHKGILVRTMTGFRFPDWIRVSLVQLPVMEEFCNALTEVLRK; encoded by the coding sequence ATGTCTGATATATCCCTGAGCAGTCTGGTTCCCGCCTATATCCAGGCCTTTGAACCCTATACTCCCAGTCGTCCAGACCATGAGCTCATGCGCCGGTTCGGGGTGGATCACCTGCATCGCCTGAATAATAATGAAAACGCTCTGGGGCCGCCTCCAAATGCCCGCAGGTTTATTGAGCAGTTCAACCCTGACCTGGCTCCAGTGTATCCCAGCGGAGACTGCTTTGACCTGCGCCAGACCCTGGCAGCAAAGTTCGGCAAGTCAGAGAATCAATTCCTGGTGGGCAATGGATCATGCGAGGTCATAGCCAGCGTAGTCAAGGCCTTTTGCCAGCGTGGAGACAATATTGTCACAGCAGACAAGACCTTTGCTGTATACGAATGGATAGCTGAGTTTTCCGGGTTTGAGGCCCGGCTTATTCCTTTGCGCGAGCATGGATTCGATCCCCAGGCCATGTTAGACGCCATTGACGGCCAGACCAAGATTATTTTTGTCTGCAACCCCAACAACCCCACCGGCACCTACTGGGACCTGGATACTTTGAGGTCCTTTCTAAACAGTGTGGACAACAGATGCATTGTAGTAATAGACGAAGCCTATTTTGAATATGTCCAGGAACCTGGTTTTCCCGACGGCATGAACATTATGGAAGAATATCCCAATGTAGTGGTTTTCAGGACTTTTTCCAAGATGTATGCCCTGGCTGCCCTGAGAATAGGATATCTCTGTGCCAGGTCAGACGTAGTGGATATTATTCGCAGAACTCATGTGGTCTATTCGGTAAACAGTCTGGGCCAGAAAGCAGCTGCAGCTTCACTCAAGGATGACGCTGATTTTATTGATGATACCCGGACCATGGTGGCTGATGGGAAAAAACTGCTCAAAGAAGAATTTTCAAAGCTTGGCCTTAACTATCTGTGCGGACAGGGCAATTTCATGATGGTCAAGGTTCCAATGTCTGACACCCTGATCTATCGCAAACTGGCCCACAAAGGGATTCTGGTGCGGACCATGACTGGATTCAGATTCCCTGACTGGATAAGGGTCAGTCTGGTCCAGCTCCCGGTGATGGAAGAGTTCTGTAATGCCTTAACTGAAGTTCTTAGAAAATGA
- a CDS encoding aromatic amino acid lyase, with protein sequence MNRINLEFEDYFHVTRAIVYSEIKKIHKVPDVFGDELFLTPSSSFSEKPLSALPDQSGLIRDKVCRFFGLAGDRTTGLSDLNTLGQWAEYLLEHTGPCPENITFFTSGSTGEPKPIIRDYYFLEQDASHLAKMLQGTKRFLGLVPPHHIYGFIYTVLIPKVLGAKLIDLRFKRPKAIISKLAPGDAIIGFPHIWRLCSETKERFPAGVIGVTSTGPCPPEIIRTLKRQGLQVMFEIYGSSESGAMGYRSNPDDPLTLMDTWKRLSTDSFVREREDGSFSEPFVFQDVLEWLDETRFFVKKRLDSAVQVTGINVYPARVMEMILSHKAVAECAVRLMRPEEGTRLKAFVVLRDGFPADAKMRDTLRVYLAERLYRVERPGAITFGTELPKNEIGKPADWTIDTSSVGMTLNLALDRLESEKHQVKAGQKFNVDALRGDDNMRDAWGVARLFYDVFEKSFPFETYYIPERLIEENRLNLVHSAVARTPAGDIVGYGSLFRSSAPHHRVYEIGSHVIHPAYRKTRVALDLQEYIRSSLIPKHSVEIFFSEAPCHQVATLKFAAMSGMKETALEIGLMPGSAYGATDFPDDRVSMLLLFGRTKEQKHRIHIPEIYQDALEYLLQGTELERIALPAEDQPPASIVTRVSTEYFAFAQVARMHVLTMGSDFERTLAGFEAQACKPEIRAGAGQSGARVLQVFVNLGEAWCGKAITILRKQGYFMGGLLPGWFETDGLLMQKVLDMPSLDSIKLYSQRAHRILDLTMRDIESNPACSSLTKRPLQIPVSDTIRIKAKDINEVVISGQGMTVDEVVAVARHAKPVLLTRDKSVMTRVEASASFIEWAVRTGEPIYGVNTGFGGMADVAIAEGDLCALQNNLLRFLNVCAGDYLPIEDVRAAMLLRVNSHLQGASGIRRELIERTLIFLNNGVTPLVRDMGSIGASGDLAPLATIAGALTGTDSCFQVDMNGETMSCLTALNRLGLKPFPLGPKEGLGMVNGTSVMTGIAANCLYDARRLTALCLSFHAMVIQSLRGSNQSFHPFIQQLKPHPGQVRAAELMLRLLDGSSMCRNELDGHHEILDGQPAQDRYSLRCLPQFMGPVLDGIRLAATAVETEMNSANDNPLIDSDNFLSLHSGNFLGQYVAVWMDHLRYYLGLAAKHMDVQIALLSAPEFNAGLPASLVGNPDRKVNMGLKGLQIAANSIMPLLSYHGSSIADRFPTHAEQFNQNINSQGFNSAILTRKSIRLMQSYTAMALIFGVQAVSLRAAQMSGSHNPHKLLAPAGMALYDAVLNVLNFKQTNDRPLIWNDDEQSIEAMIETLTRDIAGEGKTVQAVENIVAALH encoded by the coding sequence ATGAACAGGATAAACCTTGAGTTTGAAGACTATTTTCATGTAACCAGAGCAATTGTTTACTCAGAGATTAAAAAAATACATAAAGTGCCCGATGTATTTGGCGATGAATTGTTTCTCACACCTTCCAGTTCCTTCTCAGAGAAGCCTTTGTCAGCATTGCCTGATCAGTCAGGTTTAATCCGGGATAAAGTATGCAGATTTTTCGGCCTTGCCGGGGACAGGACTACAGGTTTGTCAGACTTGAACACCCTGGGACAATGGGCTGAATATCTTTTGGAACATACAGGGCCGTGTCCAGAAAACATTACTTTTTTTACATCCGGAAGCACAGGAGAACCTAAGCCCATTATCCGTGATTATTACTTTCTGGAGCAGGATGCCTCGCATTTGGCCAAGATGCTTCAGGGAACAAAAAGGTTTTTAGGACTTGTGCCTCCTCATCATATTTACGGCTTCATTTATACCGTCCTGATACCTAAGGTCCTGGGAGCGAAACTCATAGATCTGCGTTTCAAAAGACCTAAAGCAATTATCAGTAAACTGGCTCCTGGAGATGCCATCATTGGCTTTCCCCATATCTGGAGACTCTGCTCTGAAACCAAAGAACGTTTTCCTGCCGGGGTAATCGGGGTGACGTCCACAGGCCCATGTCCGCCGGAAATCATCCGTACACTTAAACGTCAAGGACTTCAGGTGATGTTTGAGATATATGGCTCTTCTGAAAGCGGGGCCATGGGCTATCGCTCCAATCCTGATGATCCTCTGACCCTGATGGACACATGGAAAAGATTAAGTACTGACAGCTTTGTCCGTGAACGTGAAGACGGCAGCTTTTCTGAGCCCTTTGTTTTTCAGGATGTTCTGGAGTGGCTGGATGAAACCCGTTTTTTCGTTAAAAAGCGTCTTGACAGTGCAGTACAGGTGACCGGGATCAATGTCTATCCAGCCAGGGTAATGGAGATGATCCTTTCTCATAAAGCTGTCGCAGAATGTGCCGTGCGGCTGATGCGGCCGGAAGAAGGCACACGTTTGAAGGCCTTTGTTGTTCTCAGGGATGGATTTCCAGCGGATGCAAAAATGCGGGACACCCTGCGTGTTTACCTTGCAGAGCGTTTGTACAGAGTTGAACGTCCAGGGGCCATAACCTTCGGCACTGAGTTACCCAAAAACGAGATCGGCAAGCCGGCCGACTGGACCATTGATACCAGCTCTGTGGGCATGACCCTGAATCTCGCCCTGGACAGACTTGAATCAGAAAAGCACCAGGTTAAAGCTGGACAGAAATTTAACGTGGATGCCCTGCGTGGGGATGACAACATGCGCGATGCCTGGGGAGTTGCCAGGCTGTTCTATGATGTATTTGAGAAATCTTTTCCCTTTGAGACATATTATATTCCCGAGAGGCTCATCGAAGAAAACCGCTTGAATCTGGTTCACAGTGCTGTGGCCAGGACGCCCGCAGGGGATATTGTCGGCTATGGCAGTCTTTTCCGCAGCTCAGCTCCACATCATCGTGTTTATGAAATTGGCTCCCATGTAATCCATCCTGCATATCGTAAAACCCGGGTGGCCCTTGATCTGCAGGAATATATCAGGAGTTCACTGATTCCCAAACATAGTGTTGAGATTTTTTTCAGCGAAGCTCCCTGCCATCAGGTAGCCACCCTGAAATTTGCGGCCATGAGCGGCATGAAGGAAACTGCATTGGAAATCGGGCTTATGCCTGGATCAGCATACGGAGCGACGGACTTTCCTGATGATCGTGTCTCCATGCTCCTGCTGTTTGGCCGCACTAAGGAACAAAAGCACAGGATCCACATCCCGGAAATCTACCAGGATGCCCTGGAGTATCTTCTTCAAGGAACTGAACTCGAACGTATAGCACTTCCCGCCGAAGACCAGCCTCCTGCCAGTATTGTGACCCGTGTTTCCACGGAATACTTTGCCTTCGCTCAGGTGGCCCGGATGCATGTTCTGACTATGGGATCAGATTTTGAACGGACCTTGGCCGGGTTTGAGGCTCAGGCATGTAAACCGGAGATCAGAGCAGGTGCTGGACAATCAGGGGCCAGAGTACTTCAGGTATTTGTCAATCTTGGCGAAGCATGGTGCGGGAAAGCAATAACCATCCTGCGAAAACAGGGCTATTTTATGGGAGGACTGCTGCCGGGATGGTTTGAGACAGACGGACTGCTGATGCAAAAAGTTCTGGATATGCCCAGTCTCGATTCCATTAAACTTTATTCCCAGAGAGCTCACCGTATTCTGGATCTGACCATGCGGGATATCGAGTCCAATCCTGCCTGCTCATCTTTGACCAAAAGACCTTTACAGATCCCAGTTTCAGACACAATCAGGATCAAGGCAAAAGATATAAATGAGGTGGTGATCTCCGGTCAGGGAATGACCGTAGATGAAGTAGTTGCTGTAGCGAGGCATGCAAAGCCTGTTCTGCTGACCAGAGACAAGTCGGTGATGACCCGTGTAGAAGCATCGGCTTCTTTCATTGAGTGGGCTGTGCGTACTGGAGAGCCTATTTATGGCGTAAACACCGGATTTGGCGGCATGGCTGATGTGGCCATTGCTGAAGGTGATCTGTGCGCCCTGCAGAATAACCTGCTGCGCTTTCTGAATGTCTGCGCCGGAGACTATCTGCCCATAGAAGACGTTCGAGCAGCTATGCTCCTGAGGGTAAACTCTCATTTACAGGGGGCTTCGGGCATACGTCGGGAACTCATTGAACGTACTCTAATTTTTCTGAATAACGGCGTAACCCCACTGGTCCGTGACATGGGCTCCATCGGAGCCAGCGGAGACCTGGCCCCTCTGGCCACCATTGCAGGAGCTCTAACTGGGACTGATTCGTGTTTTCAGGTGGACATGAATGGAGAAACCATGAGCTGCCTGACAGCCCTGAATCGCCTTGGGCTGAAGCCCTTTCCCTTAGGACCCAAGGAAGGACTGGGCATGGTTAACGGAACCTCGGTAATGACTGGTATTGCTGCCAATTGTCTTTACGATGCCCGCAGGTTGACAGCATTGTGCTTGAGTTTTCATGCCATGGTCATCCAGTCTCTGCGCGGATCCAATCAGTCTTTTCATCCTTTTATTCAGCAGCTCAAGCCCCATCCCGGCCAGGTCCGGGCTGCTGAACTGATGCTCAGACTTCTGGATGGATCATCCATGTGCCGTAACGAGCTGGACGGACATCATGAGATACTGGATGGACAGCCGGCTCAGGATCGATATTCTCTTCGCTGCCTGCCACAGTTCATGGGTCCGGTTTTGGACGGAATCCGTCTGGCCGCAACAGCAGTAGAAACCGAGATGAATTCAGCCAATGATAACCCGCTCATTGACAGCGACAATTTTCTAAGTCTGCACAGTGGAAATTTTCTTGGTCAGTACGTGGCTGTCTGGATGGATCATCTTAGATATTATCTTGGTCTTGCCGCCAAACACATGGATGTTCAGATCGCCCTTTTATCAGCCCCTGAATTTAATGCAGGTCTGCCTGCATCTCTGGTGGGCAACCCTGACCGCAAGGTGAATATGGGGCTCAAGGGCCTGCAGATTGCAGCCAACTCAATTATGCCTCTATTATCCTATCATGGCTCATCCATTGCAGACCGGTTTCCAACCCATGCTGAACAATTCAACCAGAACATCAACAGTCAGGGCTTTAATTCAGCAATTCTGACTCGAAAATCCATCAGGCTTATGCAGTCCTATACTGCCATGGCTTTGATCTTCGGGGTGCAGGCTGTATCACTGCGTGCAGCTCAGATGTCCGGCAGCCATAATCCGCACAAACTTCTTGCACCTGCCGGCATGGCTCTGTACGATGCAGTTCTGAATGTCTTAAATTTCAAACAAACAAATGATCGTCCATTAATTTGGAATGATGATGAACAATCCATTGAAGCCATGATTGAAACCCTGACCAGAGACATTGCCGGTGAAGGCAAAACAGTACAGGCTGTTGAAAACATTGTCGCAGCCTTACATTAA